Proteins encoded by one window of Microtus pennsylvanicus isolate mMicPen1 chromosome 18, mMicPen1.hap1, whole genome shotgun sequence:
- the Scaf1 gene encoding splicing factor, arginine/serine-rich 19 isoform X2: MEEEDESRGKTEESGEDRGDGPPDRDSALFPSAFILRAIQQAVGSALQGDLPNEKDGSQCRGLRWRRCCRSPRSEPRSQESGGADTATVLDTAADSFLVGLVNILDPPDTWVPSRLDLRPGESEDVLELVAEVRIGNRDPMPLPVPSLLPRLRAWRTGKTVSPQSHASRPACARHLLTLGTGDGGPAPPPAPSSASSSPSPSPSSSSPSPPPPPPPPPALPAPRFDIYDPFHPTDEAYSPPPAPEQKYDPFEPTGSNPSSSAGSPSPEEEEEEEEEEEGLSQSISRISETLAGIYDDNSLSQDFPGDESPRPEPPPPQTLGAPGTPPQVDSTRAEGAPRRRVFVVGPEAEACLEGKVSVEVVTAGGPGLPLPPLPPTDPEIEEGEIVQPEEEPRVAVSLFRAGRSRQPPASVATLASVATPAAPPASAPRAPEGDDFLSLHADSDGEGALQVDLGEPPAPPAADSRWGGLDLRRKILTQRRERYRQRSASPGPPPARKKARRERQRSGDPAPPDSPAWDAKKHRSRERKVSSHSAARRRSRSRSRSRRRSRSRSADRRRGSHRSRSREKRRRRRRSASPPPAASSSSSSRRERHRGKRREGGKKKKKRSRSRAEKRAGDVEKLPAPVPPSGSDRDSRRRGAVPPSIQDLTDHDLFAIKRTITVGRPEKAEPRAPSPAPAVSPKREVLYDSEGLSADERGGKSDKDRRRSGAASSSSSSREKGSRRKALDGGDRGRDRDRSSKKTRPPKDSAPGSGPPPKAPLSSGSSSSSSSCSSRKVKLQSKVAVLIREGVSSTTPAKDSSSSGLGSIGVKFSRDRESRSPFLKPDERAPAEVAKVAPGSTKPKKTKAKAKAGAKKAKGTKGKTKPSKTRKKVRSGGSSTASGGPGSLKKSKADSCSQAASAKGTEETSWSGEERTSKAPSTPPPKVAPPPPALTPDSQTVDSSCKTPEVSFLPEEASEDTGVRVGAEEEEEEEEEEEEEQQPATTTATSTAAAAPSTAPSAGSTAGDSGAEDGPAARVSQLPTLPPPMPWNLPAGVDCTTSGVLALTALLFKMEEANLASRAKAQELIQATNQILSHRKPPSTLGVTPAPVPTSLGLPPGPSSYLLPGSLPIGGCGSTPPTPTGLAPASDKREGSSSSEGRGDTDKYLKKLHTQERAVEEVKLAIKPYYQKKDITKEEYKDILRKAVHKICHSKSGEINPVKVSNLVRAYVQRYRYFRKHGRKPGDPPGPPRPPKEPGPPDKGGPGLPLPPL; this comes from the exons atggaggaggaagatgagtcTCGAGGTAAAACAGAAGAGTCGGGAGAGGATCGAGGAGATGGTCCACCTGACAGAGATTCTGCCCTTTTCCCTTCTGCCTTTATCCTG CGGGCCATTCAGCAGGCTGTGGGGAGCGCCCTGCAGGGGGACCTGCCTAATGAGAAAG ATGGCTCTCAGTGTCGTGGCCTTCGATGGAGGCGCTGCTGCCGCAGTCCACGATCAGAGCCTCGTTCACAGGAGTCAGGGGGTGCTGACACAGCCACT GTACTGGACACAGCTGCAGACAGCTTTCTTGTGGGGCTGGTGAACATCCTGGATCCCCCCGATACCTGGGTCCCCAGCCGCCTGGACCTGCGACCTGGCGA GAGTGAAGACGTGCTTGAGCTGGTGGCCGAGGTCCGCATTGGTAACAGGGACCCCATGCCGCTGCCTGTGCCCAGCCTTCTGCCCCGCCTCAGGGCCTGGAGGACAGGAAAAACAG TGTCTCCGCAGTCTCATGCCTCTCGGCCTGCCTGTGCCCGCCACCTCCTCACCTTGGGCACAGGGGATGGAGGGCCTGCCCCTCCACCtgctccctcctctgcctcatcctcgccttccccttccccatcctcgtcttccccttctccccctcctcctcctccgccccCTCCAGCTCTTCCTGCCCCCCGATTCGACATCTATGACCCCTTCCACCCCACCGACGAGGCCTACTCTCCACCGCCAGCCCCAGAGCAAAAATACGACCCCTTCGAGCCCACAGGCTCCAACCCTAGCTCATCAGCAGGGAGCCCCtcaccagaagaggaggaagaggaggaagaggaagaggagggcctGTCACAGAGCATCAGCCGCATCTCAGAGACCCTGGCAGGCATCTATGATGACAACAGCTTGAGCCAGGACTTCCCAGGTGACGAAAGTCcccgaccggagcccccgccccCGCAGACGCTGGGAGCCCCAGGGACGCCACCTCAGGTGGACTCCACGCGGGCTGAAGGAGCCCCGCGCCGCAGGGTCTTCGTGGTGGGACCTGAGGCTGAAGCCTGTCTTGAGGGCAAGGTGTCGGTGGAAGTAGTGACAGCCGGAGGGCCAGGGCTGccactgccaccactgcccccGACTGATCCCGAGATCGAGGAAGGAGAGATTGTGCAGCCCGAGGAGGAGCCCAGGGTTGCAGTGTCACTGTTCCGAGCTGGGCGTTCTCGGCAGCCTCCTGCCTCGGTAGCCACCCTTGCTTCAGTGGCCACTCCCGCTGCGCCCCCAGCCTCTGCACCACGTGCCCCTGAGGGCGATGATTTCCTATCCCTGCATGCTGACTCTGATGGTGAGGGCGCACTGCAGGTAGACCTGGGTGAGCCACCCGCACCTCCGGCTGCAGACTCACGCTGGGGCGGCCTGGACCTGCGCCGCAAAATCCTAACGCAGCGGCGTGAGCGCTACCGCCAGCGCTCTGCCTCGCCGGGCCCACCGCCTGCACGGAAGAAGGCGCGACGAGAGCGGCAGCGCAGTGGGGACCCAGCCCCACCTGACTCACCAGCTTGGGATGCCAAGAAGCATCGCTCACGTGAGCGGAAGGTCAGTTCTCACTCTGCTGCCCGCCGTCGCTCACGTTCACGGTCCCGTTCCCGCCGCCGGTCTCGCTCCCGCAGTGCTGACCGCAGACGCGGGAGCCACCGCTCACGCTCCCGGGAGAAGCGCAGGCGCAGAAGGCGCTCAGCATCACCACCCCCAGCAGCATCATCCTCTTCGTCCTCGAGGCGTGAGCGGCACCGCGGCAAGCGCCGGGAGGGtggcaagaagaagaaaaagcgaTCGCGCTCGCGGGCCGAGAAGCGCGCTGGGGATGTGGAGAAGCTGCCCGCACCTGTGCCTCCCTCAGGCTCTGACCGTGACAGCCGGCGCCGTGGGGCTGTGCCACCCTCGATCCAGGACCTCACGGACCACGACCTGTTTGCCATCAAACGGACCATCACAGTGGGCCGCCCTGAGAAGGCTGAACCCCGTGCACCTTCGCCAGCACCTGCTGTGTCCCCAAAGCGAGAGGTCCTGTATGATTCTGAGGGTCTGAGTGCAGATGAGCGGGGTGGCAAGAGTGACAAGGACCGGAGGCGCTCAGGGGctgcatcctcatcctcatcctcaagGGAAAAAGGGTCTCGACGGAAGGCCCTTGATGGGGGGGACCGGGGCCGAGACAGGGACAGGTCATCCAAGAAGACGCGGCCACCTAAGGACTCAGCACCTGGCTCGGGGCCGCCACCCAAGGCCCCGCTAAGCAgcggctcctcctcctcctcctcatcctgctCCTCCCGAAAGGTGAAACTGCAGTCCAAGGTGGCCGTGCTCATCCGAGAGGGTGTCAGCAGTACCACGCCTGCCAAGGATTCCTCATCCTCTGGCCTGGGCTCCATCGGGGTCAAGTTCAGCCGAGACCGGGAAAGCCGCTCACCCTTCCTCAAGCCAGATGAGCGAGCTCCTGCAGAGGTGGCTAAGGTGGCCCCAGGCAGCACCAAGCCCAAAAAGACCAAGGCCAAGGCCAAAGCTGGGGCCAAGAAAGCAAAGGGGACCAAGGGAAAGACCAAGCCATCAAAGACCAGGAAGAAGGTCCGCAGTGGGGGCAGTAGCACGGCCAGTGGCGGGCCTGGTTCACTGAAGAAGTCCAAGGCCGACAGCTGCAGCCAAGCAGCCAGTGCCAAGGGGACAGAGGAGACGTCATGGTCTGGGGAGGAGCGGACCAGCAAGGCCCCCAGTACCCCACCACCTAAGGTAGCCCCACCTCCACCTGCACTCACCCCAGACTCACAGACTGTGGACAGCAGCTGCAAGACCCCTGAAGTCTCCTTCCTCCCAGAGGAAGCCAGTGAAGACACTGGGGTCCGAGTaggggcagaggaggaagaggaggaggaagaggaagaggaagaggagcagcaGCCTGCAACTACCACAGCCACCAGCACTGCTGCAGCTGCCCCAAGTACTGCTCCCAGTGCGGGGTCTACAGCTGGAGACTCTGGTGCCGAGGATGGGCCAGCTGCTAGGGTCTCCCAGCTGCCCACGCTACCCCCACCCATGCCCTGGAACCTGCCTGCTGGTGTGGACTGCACGACCAGTGGTGTCCTGGCCT TGACTGCACTGCTGTTCAAGATGGAAGAAGCCAACCTGGCCAGCCGAGCAAAGGCCCAGGAGCTGATCCAGGCCACCAACCAG ATCCTCAGCCATCGGAAGCCACCCTCCACTCTGGGGGTGACCCCAGCTCCTGTACCCACTTCTTTGGGCTTGCCCCCAGGCCCTTCCAGCTACCTGCTTCCTGGTAGCCTCCCCATAGGGGGCTGTGGCTCCACCCCTCCTACCCCCACTGGGCTGGCCCCTGCATCTGACAAGAGAGAGGGAAGCAGCAGCTCAGAGGGACGTGGGGACACTGACAAG TATCTGAAGAAGCTGCACACACAGGAACGGGCAGTGGAAGAGGtgaaattggccatcaaaccaTACTACCAGAAGAAAGACATCACCAAGGAGGAGTACAAGGACATCCTGAGGAAGGCTGTCCACAAG ATCTGCCACAGCAAAAGCGGGGAGATCAATCCTGTCAAGGTGAGCAACCTGGTGAGGGCCTACGTTCAGCGCTACCGCTACTTCCGCAAGCATGGTCGCAAGCCGGGGGACCCCCCAGGACCCCCTCGGCCACCCAAGGAGCCAGGGCCCCCAGACAAGGGTGGCCCTGGCCTGCCCCTGCCCCCTCTCTGA
- the Scaf1 gene encoding splicing factor, arginine/serine-rich 19 isoform X3 — MPINETLVPHHGGRWVLCEAVLLLFHVGAVLVVGKVTMEEEDESRGKTEESGEDRGDGPPDRDSALFPSAFILRAIQQAVGSALQGDLPNEKDGSQCRGLRWRRCCRSPRSEPRSQESGGADTATVLDTAADSFLVGLVNILDPPDTWVPSRLDLRPGESEDVLELVAEVRIGNRDPMPLPVPSLLPRLRAWRTGKTVSPQSHASRPACARHLLTLGTGDGGPAPPPAPSSASSSPSPSPSSSSPSPPPPPPPPPALPAPRFDIYDPFHPTDEAYSPPPAPEQKYDPFEPTGSNPSSSAGSPSPEEEEEEEEEEEGLSQSISRISETLAGIYDDNSLSQDFPGDESPRPEPPPPQTLGAPGTPPQVDSTRAEGAPRRRVFVVGPEAEACLEGKVSVEVVTAGGPGLPLPPLPPTDPEIEEGEIVQPEEEPRVAVSLFRAGRSRQPPASVATLASVATPAAPPASAPRAPEGDDFLSLHADSDGEGALQVDLGEPPAPPAADSRWGGLDLRRKILTQRRERYRQRSASPGPPPARKKARRERQRSGDPAPPDSPAWDAKKHRSRERKVSSHSAARRRSRSRSRSRRRSRSRSADRRRGSHRSRSREKRRRRRRSASPPPAASSSSSSRRERHRGKRREGGKKKKKRSRSRAEKRAGDVEKLPAPVPPSGSDRDSRRRGAVPPSIQDLTDHDLFAIKRTITVGRPEKAEPRAPSPAPAVSPKREVLYDSEGLSADERGGKSDKDRRRSGAASSSSSSREKGSRRKALDGGDRGRDRDRSSKKTRPPKDSAPGSGPPPKAPLSSGSSSSSSSCSSRKVKLQSKVAVLIREGVSSTTPAKDSSSSGLGSIGVKFSRDRESRSPFLKPDERAPAEVAKVAPGSTKPKKTKAKAKAGAKKAKGTKGKTKPSKTRKKVRSGGSSTASGGPGSLKKSKADSCSQAASAKGTEETSWSGEERTSKAPSTPPPKVAPPPPALTPDSQTVDSSCKTPEVSFLPEEASEDTGVRVGAEEEEEEEEEEEEEQQPATTTATSTAAAAPSTAPSAGSTAGDSGAEDGPAARVSQLPTLPPPMPWNLPAGVDCTTSGVLALTALLFKMEEANLASRAKAQELIQATNQVGSHGEESPQPLLLSIASG, encoded by the exons GTGACcatggaggaggaagatgagtcTCGAGGTAAAACAGAAGAGTCGGGAGAGGATCGAGGAGATGGTCCACCTGACAGAGATTCTGCCCTTTTCCCTTCTGCCTTTATCCTG CGGGCCATTCAGCAGGCTGTGGGGAGCGCCCTGCAGGGGGACCTGCCTAATGAGAAAG ATGGCTCTCAGTGTCGTGGCCTTCGATGGAGGCGCTGCTGCCGCAGTCCACGATCAGAGCCTCGTTCACAGGAGTCAGGGGGTGCTGACACAGCCACT GTACTGGACACAGCTGCAGACAGCTTTCTTGTGGGGCTGGTGAACATCCTGGATCCCCCCGATACCTGGGTCCCCAGCCGCCTGGACCTGCGACCTGGCGA GAGTGAAGACGTGCTTGAGCTGGTGGCCGAGGTCCGCATTGGTAACAGGGACCCCATGCCGCTGCCTGTGCCCAGCCTTCTGCCCCGCCTCAGGGCCTGGAGGACAGGAAAAACAG TGTCTCCGCAGTCTCATGCCTCTCGGCCTGCCTGTGCCCGCCACCTCCTCACCTTGGGCACAGGGGATGGAGGGCCTGCCCCTCCACCtgctccctcctctgcctcatcctcgccttccccttccccatcctcgtcttccccttctccccctcctcctcctccgccccCTCCAGCTCTTCCTGCCCCCCGATTCGACATCTATGACCCCTTCCACCCCACCGACGAGGCCTACTCTCCACCGCCAGCCCCAGAGCAAAAATACGACCCCTTCGAGCCCACAGGCTCCAACCCTAGCTCATCAGCAGGGAGCCCCtcaccagaagaggaggaagaggaggaagaggaagaggagggcctGTCACAGAGCATCAGCCGCATCTCAGAGACCCTGGCAGGCATCTATGATGACAACAGCTTGAGCCAGGACTTCCCAGGTGACGAAAGTCcccgaccggagcccccgccccCGCAGACGCTGGGAGCCCCAGGGACGCCACCTCAGGTGGACTCCACGCGGGCTGAAGGAGCCCCGCGCCGCAGGGTCTTCGTGGTGGGACCTGAGGCTGAAGCCTGTCTTGAGGGCAAGGTGTCGGTGGAAGTAGTGACAGCCGGAGGGCCAGGGCTGccactgccaccactgcccccGACTGATCCCGAGATCGAGGAAGGAGAGATTGTGCAGCCCGAGGAGGAGCCCAGGGTTGCAGTGTCACTGTTCCGAGCTGGGCGTTCTCGGCAGCCTCCTGCCTCGGTAGCCACCCTTGCTTCAGTGGCCACTCCCGCTGCGCCCCCAGCCTCTGCACCACGTGCCCCTGAGGGCGATGATTTCCTATCCCTGCATGCTGACTCTGATGGTGAGGGCGCACTGCAGGTAGACCTGGGTGAGCCACCCGCACCTCCGGCTGCAGACTCACGCTGGGGCGGCCTGGACCTGCGCCGCAAAATCCTAACGCAGCGGCGTGAGCGCTACCGCCAGCGCTCTGCCTCGCCGGGCCCACCGCCTGCACGGAAGAAGGCGCGACGAGAGCGGCAGCGCAGTGGGGACCCAGCCCCACCTGACTCACCAGCTTGGGATGCCAAGAAGCATCGCTCACGTGAGCGGAAGGTCAGTTCTCACTCTGCTGCCCGCCGTCGCTCACGTTCACGGTCCCGTTCCCGCCGCCGGTCTCGCTCCCGCAGTGCTGACCGCAGACGCGGGAGCCACCGCTCACGCTCCCGGGAGAAGCGCAGGCGCAGAAGGCGCTCAGCATCACCACCCCCAGCAGCATCATCCTCTTCGTCCTCGAGGCGTGAGCGGCACCGCGGCAAGCGCCGGGAGGGtggcaagaagaagaaaaagcgaTCGCGCTCGCGGGCCGAGAAGCGCGCTGGGGATGTGGAGAAGCTGCCCGCACCTGTGCCTCCCTCAGGCTCTGACCGTGACAGCCGGCGCCGTGGGGCTGTGCCACCCTCGATCCAGGACCTCACGGACCACGACCTGTTTGCCATCAAACGGACCATCACAGTGGGCCGCCCTGAGAAGGCTGAACCCCGTGCACCTTCGCCAGCACCTGCTGTGTCCCCAAAGCGAGAGGTCCTGTATGATTCTGAGGGTCTGAGTGCAGATGAGCGGGGTGGCAAGAGTGACAAGGACCGGAGGCGCTCAGGGGctgcatcctcatcctcatcctcaagGGAAAAAGGGTCTCGACGGAAGGCCCTTGATGGGGGGGACCGGGGCCGAGACAGGGACAGGTCATCCAAGAAGACGCGGCCACCTAAGGACTCAGCACCTGGCTCGGGGCCGCCACCCAAGGCCCCGCTAAGCAgcggctcctcctcctcctcctcatcctgctCCTCCCGAAAGGTGAAACTGCAGTCCAAGGTGGCCGTGCTCATCCGAGAGGGTGTCAGCAGTACCACGCCTGCCAAGGATTCCTCATCCTCTGGCCTGGGCTCCATCGGGGTCAAGTTCAGCCGAGACCGGGAAAGCCGCTCACCCTTCCTCAAGCCAGATGAGCGAGCTCCTGCAGAGGTGGCTAAGGTGGCCCCAGGCAGCACCAAGCCCAAAAAGACCAAGGCCAAGGCCAAAGCTGGGGCCAAGAAAGCAAAGGGGACCAAGGGAAAGACCAAGCCATCAAAGACCAGGAAGAAGGTCCGCAGTGGGGGCAGTAGCACGGCCAGTGGCGGGCCTGGTTCACTGAAGAAGTCCAAGGCCGACAGCTGCAGCCAAGCAGCCAGTGCCAAGGGGACAGAGGAGACGTCATGGTCTGGGGAGGAGCGGACCAGCAAGGCCCCCAGTACCCCACCACCTAAGGTAGCCCCACCTCCACCTGCACTCACCCCAGACTCACAGACTGTGGACAGCAGCTGCAAGACCCCTGAAGTCTCCTTCCTCCCAGAGGAAGCCAGTGAAGACACTGGGGTCCGAGTaggggcagaggaggaagaggaggaggaagaggaagaggaagaggagcagcaGCCTGCAACTACCACAGCCACCAGCACTGCTGCAGCTGCCCCAAGTACTGCTCCCAGTGCGGGGTCTACAGCTGGAGACTCTGGTGCCGAGGATGGGCCAGCTGCTAGGGTCTCCCAGCTGCCCACGCTACCCCCACCCATGCCCTGGAACCTGCCTGCTGGTGTGGACTGCACGACCAGTGGTGTCCTGGCCT TGACTGCACTGCTGTTCAAGATGGAAGAAGCCAACCTGGCCAGCCGAGCAAAGGCCCAGGAGCTGATCCAGGCCACCAACCAGGTGGGCTCCCATGGGGAAGAGTCCCCACAGCCCCTTCTTTTGTCCATTGCCTCGGGGTAG
- the Scaf1 gene encoding splicing factor, arginine/serine-rich 19 isoform X1 has product MPINETLVPHHGGRWVLCEAVLLLFHVGAVLVVGKVTMEEEDESRGKTEESGEDRGDGPPDRDSALFPSAFILRAIQQAVGSALQGDLPNEKDGSQCRGLRWRRCCRSPRSEPRSQESGGADTATVLDTAADSFLVGLVNILDPPDTWVPSRLDLRPGESEDVLELVAEVRIGNRDPMPLPVPSLLPRLRAWRTGKTVSPQSHASRPACARHLLTLGTGDGGPAPPPAPSSASSSPSPSPSSSSPSPPPPPPPPPALPAPRFDIYDPFHPTDEAYSPPPAPEQKYDPFEPTGSNPSSSAGSPSPEEEEEEEEEEEGLSQSISRISETLAGIYDDNSLSQDFPGDESPRPEPPPPQTLGAPGTPPQVDSTRAEGAPRRRVFVVGPEAEACLEGKVSVEVVTAGGPGLPLPPLPPTDPEIEEGEIVQPEEEPRVAVSLFRAGRSRQPPASVATLASVATPAAPPASAPRAPEGDDFLSLHADSDGEGALQVDLGEPPAPPAADSRWGGLDLRRKILTQRRERYRQRSASPGPPPARKKARRERQRSGDPAPPDSPAWDAKKHRSRERKVSSHSAARRRSRSRSRSRRRSRSRSADRRRGSHRSRSREKRRRRRRSASPPPAASSSSSSRRERHRGKRREGGKKKKKRSRSRAEKRAGDVEKLPAPVPPSGSDRDSRRRGAVPPSIQDLTDHDLFAIKRTITVGRPEKAEPRAPSPAPAVSPKREVLYDSEGLSADERGGKSDKDRRRSGAASSSSSSREKGSRRKALDGGDRGRDRDRSSKKTRPPKDSAPGSGPPPKAPLSSGSSSSSSSCSSRKVKLQSKVAVLIREGVSSTTPAKDSSSSGLGSIGVKFSRDRESRSPFLKPDERAPAEVAKVAPGSTKPKKTKAKAKAGAKKAKGTKGKTKPSKTRKKVRSGGSSTASGGPGSLKKSKADSCSQAASAKGTEETSWSGEERTSKAPSTPPPKVAPPPPALTPDSQTVDSSCKTPEVSFLPEEASEDTGVRVGAEEEEEEEEEEEEEQQPATTTATSTAAAAPSTAPSAGSTAGDSGAEDGPAARVSQLPTLPPPMPWNLPAGVDCTTSGVLALTALLFKMEEANLASRAKAQELIQATNQILSHRKPPSTLGVTPAPVPTSLGLPPGPSSYLLPGSLPIGGCGSTPPTPTGLAPASDKREGSSSSEGRGDTDKYLKKLHTQERAVEEVKLAIKPYYQKKDITKEEYKDILRKAVHKICHSKSGEINPVKVSNLVRAYVQRYRYFRKHGRKPGDPPGPPRPPKEPGPPDKGGPGLPLPPL; this is encoded by the exons GTGACcatggaggaggaagatgagtcTCGAGGTAAAACAGAAGAGTCGGGAGAGGATCGAGGAGATGGTCCACCTGACAGAGATTCTGCCCTTTTCCCTTCTGCCTTTATCCTG CGGGCCATTCAGCAGGCTGTGGGGAGCGCCCTGCAGGGGGACCTGCCTAATGAGAAAG ATGGCTCTCAGTGTCGTGGCCTTCGATGGAGGCGCTGCTGCCGCAGTCCACGATCAGAGCCTCGTTCACAGGAGTCAGGGGGTGCTGACACAGCCACT GTACTGGACACAGCTGCAGACAGCTTTCTTGTGGGGCTGGTGAACATCCTGGATCCCCCCGATACCTGGGTCCCCAGCCGCCTGGACCTGCGACCTGGCGA GAGTGAAGACGTGCTTGAGCTGGTGGCCGAGGTCCGCATTGGTAACAGGGACCCCATGCCGCTGCCTGTGCCCAGCCTTCTGCCCCGCCTCAGGGCCTGGAGGACAGGAAAAACAG TGTCTCCGCAGTCTCATGCCTCTCGGCCTGCCTGTGCCCGCCACCTCCTCACCTTGGGCACAGGGGATGGAGGGCCTGCCCCTCCACCtgctccctcctctgcctcatcctcgccttccccttccccatcctcgtcttccccttctccccctcctcctcctccgccccCTCCAGCTCTTCCTGCCCCCCGATTCGACATCTATGACCCCTTCCACCCCACCGACGAGGCCTACTCTCCACCGCCAGCCCCAGAGCAAAAATACGACCCCTTCGAGCCCACAGGCTCCAACCCTAGCTCATCAGCAGGGAGCCCCtcaccagaagaggaggaagaggaggaagaggaagaggagggcctGTCACAGAGCATCAGCCGCATCTCAGAGACCCTGGCAGGCATCTATGATGACAACAGCTTGAGCCAGGACTTCCCAGGTGACGAAAGTCcccgaccggagcccccgccccCGCAGACGCTGGGAGCCCCAGGGACGCCACCTCAGGTGGACTCCACGCGGGCTGAAGGAGCCCCGCGCCGCAGGGTCTTCGTGGTGGGACCTGAGGCTGAAGCCTGTCTTGAGGGCAAGGTGTCGGTGGAAGTAGTGACAGCCGGAGGGCCAGGGCTGccactgccaccactgcccccGACTGATCCCGAGATCGAGGAAGGAGAGATTGTGCAGCCCGAGGAGGAGCCCAGGGTTGCAGTGTCACTGTTCCGAGCTGGGCGTTCTCGGCAGCCTCCTGCCTCGGTAGCCACCCTTGCTTCAGTGGCCACTCCCGCTGCGCCCCCAGCCTCTGCACCACGTGCCCCTGAGGGCGATGATTTCCTATCCCTGCATGCTGACTCTGATGGTGAGGGCGCACTGCAGGTAGACCTGGGTGAGCCACCCGCACCTCCGGCTGCAGACTCACGCTGGGGCGGCCTGGACCTGCGCCGCAAAATCCTAACGCAGCGGCGTGAGCGCTACCGCCAGCGCTCTGCCTCGCCGGGCCCACCGCCTGCACGGAAGAAGGCGCGACGAGAGCGGCAGCGCAGTGGGGACCCAGCCCCACCTGACTCACCAGCTTGGGATGCCAAGAAGCATCGCTCACGTGAGCGGAAGGTCAGTTCTCACTCTGCTGCCCGCCGTCGCTCACGTTCACGGTCCCGTTCCCGCCGCCGGTCTCGCTCCCGCAGTGCTGACCGCAGACGCGGGAGCCACCGCTCACGCTCCCGGGAGAAGCGCAGGCGCAGAAGGCGCTCAGCATCACCACCCCCAGCAGCATCATCCTCTTCGTCCTCGAGGCGTGAGCGGCACCGCGGCAAGCGCCGGGAGGGtggcaagaagaagaaaaagcgaTCGCGCTCGCGGGCCGAGAAGCGCGCTGGGGATGTGGAGAAGCTGCCCGCACCTGTGCCTCCCTCAGGCTCTGACCGTGACAGCCGGCGCCGTGGGGCTGTGCCACCCTCGATCCAGGACCTCACGGACCACGACCTGTTTGCCATCAAACGGACCATCACAGTGGGCCGCCCTGAGAAGGCTGAACCCCGTGCACCTTCGCCAGCACCTGCTGTGTCCCCAAAGCGAGAGGTCCTGTATGATTCTGAGGGTCTGAGTGCAGATGAGCGGGGTGGCAAGAGTGACAAGGACCGGAGGCGCTCAGGGGctgcatcctcatcctcatcctcaagGGAAAAAGGGTCTCGACGGAAGGCCCTTGATGGGGGGGACCGGGGCCGAGACAGGGACAGGTCATCCAAGAAGACGCGGCCACCTAAGGACTCAGCACCTGGCTCGGGGCCGCCACCCAAGGCCCCGCTAAGCAgcggctcctcctcctcctcctcatcctgctCCTCCCGAAAGGTGAAACTGCAGTCCAAGGTGGCCGTGCTCATCCGAGAGGGTGTCAGCAGTACCACGCCTGCCAAGGATTCCTCATCCTCTGGCCTGGGCTCCATCGGGGTCAAGTTCAGCCGAGACCGGGAAAGCCGCTCACCCTTCCTCAAGCCAGATGAGCGAGCTCCTGCAGAGGTGGCTAAGGTGGCCCCAGGCAGCACCAAGCCCAAAAAGACCAAGGCCAAGGCCAAAGCTGGGGCCAAGAAAGCAAAGGGGACCAAGGGAAAGACCAAGCCATCAAAGACCAGGAAGAAGGTCCGCAGTGGGGGCAGTAGCACGGCCAGTGGCGGGCCTGGTTCACTGAAGAAGTCCAAGGCCGACAGCTGCAGCCAAGCAGCCAGTGCCAAGGGGACAGAGGAGACGTCATGGTCTGGGGAGGAGCGGACCAGCAAGGCCCCCAGTACCCCACCACCTAAGGTAGCCCCACCTCCACCTGCACTCACCCCAGACTCACAGACTGTGGACAGCAGCTGCAAGACCCCTGAAGTCTCCTTCCTCCCAGAGGAAGCCAGTGAAGACACTGGGGTCCGAGTaggggcagaggaggaagaggaggaggaagaggaagaggaagaggagcagcaGCCTGCAACTACCACAGCCACCAGCACTGCTGCAGCTGCCCCAAGTACTGCTCCCAGTGCGGGGTCTACAGCTGGAGACTCTGGTGCCGAGGATGGGCCAGCTGCTAGGGTCTCCCAGCTGCCCACGCTACCCCCACCCATGCCCTGGAACCTGCCTGCTGGTGTGGACTGCACGACCAGTGGTGTCCTGGCCT TGACTGCACTGCTGTTCAAGATGGAAGAAGCCAACCTGGCCAGCCGAGCAAAGGCCCAGGAGCTGATCCAGGCCACCAACCAG ATCCTCAGCCATCGGAAGCCACCCTCCACTCTGGGGGTGACCCCAGCTCCTGTACCCACTTCTTTGGGCTTGCCCCCAGGCCCTTCCAGCTACCTGCTTCCTGGTAGCCTCCCCATAGGGGGCTGTGGCTCCACCCCTCCTACCCCCACTGGGCTGGCCCCTGCATCTGACAAGAGAGAGGGAAGCAGCAGCTCAGAGGGACGTGGGGACACTGACAAG TATCTGAAGAAGCTGCACACACAGGAACGGGCAGTGGAAGAGGtgaaattggccatcaaaccaTACTACCAGAAGAAAGACATCACCAAGGAGGAGTACAAGGACATCCTGAGGAAGGCTGTCCACAAG ATCTGCCACAGCAAAAGCGGGGAGATCAATCCTGTCAAGGTGAGCAACCTGGTGAGGGCCTACGTTCAGCGCTACCGCTACTTCCGCAAGCATGGTCGCAAGCCGGGGGACCCCCCAGGACCCCCTCGGCCACCCAAGGAGCCAGGGCCCCCAGACAAGGGTGGCCCTGGCCTGCCCCTGCCCCCTCTCTGA